The following coding sequences are from one Clarias gariepinus isolate MV-2021 ecotype Netherlands chromosome 19, CGAR_prim_01v2, whole genome shotgun sequence window:
- the ddt gene encoding D-dopachrome decarboxylase, with protein sequence MPFIDLETNLPASKFSEDFLKKLCSTTAAVLGKPEDRMNLVVKPDLPMLIAGSCSPAVSLLVSAIAVTDTAEKNKEHSAKLFQFLTQELGLSQDRIVIRFYPLEPWQVGKKGTVMSFL encoded by the exons ATGCCTTTTATCGATTTAGAGACTAATCTGCCTGCAAGTAAATTCTCTGAAGACTTTCTGAAAAAGCTATGCTCCACCACAGCGGCTGTTCTGGGGAAACCAGAGGAT agGATGAATTTGGTGGTGAAGCCTGATCTTCCCATGCTTATCGCCGGCTCATGTTCCCCTGCCGTGTCTCTCTTGGTTTCTGCCATTGCTGTGACCGACACTGCAGAGAAGAACAAGGAGCACAGCGCCAAGCTCTTCCAGTTTCTCACCCAGGAGCTGGGACTCAGCCAGGATCG CATCGTGATCAGGTTTTACCCGTTGGAGCCATGGCAGGTGGGGAAGAAGGGCACAGTGATGAGCTTCCTATAG
- the chchd10 gene encoding coiled-coil-helix-coiled-coil-helix domain-containing protein 10, mitochondrial, which produces MARGSRSRPSAPASAPAHSHAPAPVAPPPSAVAAAPAQPKQPGLMAQMATTAAGVAVGSAVGHVMGSALTGAFSGSGSSETTKPTPAQQETVRAAPPQAGPCLFEVRQFLDCATTQTDLNLCEGFNEALKQCKFSHGISSLV; this is translated from the exons ATGGCGAGAGGAAGTCGGAGTCGTCCTTCAGCACCAGCGAG TGCGCCTGCTCACTCCCACGCTCCAGCTCCAGTGGCTCCTCCTCCATCAGCGGTGGCCGCGGCTCCTGCCCAGCCGAAACAGCCAGGTCTCATGGCTCAGATGGCCACGACGGCTGCCGGTGTGGCTGTAGGCTCGGCCGTGGGCCACGTCATGGGCAGCGCTCTTACCGGAGCCTTCAGTGGAAGCGGCTCATCCGAAACAACGAAACCGACTCCTGCACAGCAG GAGACTGTGCGAGCTGCTCCCCCTCAGGCAGGGCCATGTCTTTTTGAAGTGAGGCAGTTTCTCGACTGCGCTACTACTCAGACAGACCTCAACTTGTGCGAAGGTTTCAACGAAGCTCTCAAACAGTGCAAATTTTCACATG GTATTTCATCTCTGGTGTGA